A genomic window from Mesorhizobium sp. 131-2-1 includes:
- a CDS encoding endonuclease domain-containing protein translates to MAPRSGDGVGEAVHETRSRRKTGTTKRARNLRQSGNQAEALLWLEQKARKLGGYRFTRQLSIGPFFADFACRENWLVVEIDGHQHAGSTYDRRRDDFMRAQGYSILRIWNHDVLKHRTSVCETILAALDGRLAENIAASDLRFVFTPRSLDSISSKTDLSL, encoded by the coding sequence GTGGCGCCGCGAAGCGGCGACGGAGTGGGGGAAGCCGTTCATGAAACGCGCAGCCGCCGCAAAACAGGGACAACGAAGCGAGCACGCAACCTGCGGCAGTCAGGCAACCAAGCGGAAGCATTGCTTTGGCTTGAACAAAAGGCGCGCAAGCTTGGCGGTTATCGCTTTACGCGCCAGCTTTCCATCGGCCCTTTTTTTGCCGACTTCGCTTGCCGCGAGAATTGGCTTGTCGTTGAAATCGACGGCCACCAACACGCCGGCAGCACATATGACCGCCGCCGTGACGACTTCATGCGCGCTCAAGGTTATTCGATCTTGCGCATCTGGAACCATGACGTCCTGAAACATCGTACTTCCGTCTGTGAAACCATCCTTGCCGCGCTTGATGGCAGGCTGGCCGAAAACATCGCGGCATCCGATCTCCGCTTTGTTTTCACGCCCCGCTCCCTCGATTCAATCTCTTCAAAAACGGACCTATCTTTATGA
- a CDS encoding trimethylamine methyltransferase family protein, protein MTAALHPAEPALATDRARRGGRAGKRAGGLAAFEQPPFRQLRNPLTPTRLVSDDELESIHLASLRVLKEIGVDVLHDEARRIMKQHGADVTEGSERVRFDSDMILDLISNCPSEFTLHARNPAHNVRFGGNNVILSMMASAPNCSDLDRGRRPGNQADYRNFLRLAQMHNILNCTGGYPVEPTDIHPSVRHLECIRDLATLTDKVFHIYSLGKERNVDGIEIARIARGVSHEQMLEEPSVFTIINTNSPLKLDVPMMEGIIQMSSKGQVVIVTPFTLSGAMAPVTIAGALVQQNAEALSGIAFAQMVKKGAPVGYGGFTSNVDMKSGSPAFGTPEYMKAQLVGGQLARRYNIPYRTSNTCAANTVDAQAAYESVFSLWGAIQGGGNLMMHGAGWLEGGLRCSYEKTILDIDLLQMVAEFLTPLDLSEEALGFDAIQSVGPGGHFFGTQHTQDRYKTAFYSPILSDWRNFETWAEAGSPTALEKANKVWKERLASYEEPYLDPAIREELNDFVEKRRAEGGAPTDF, encoded by the coding sequence ATGACCGCTGCCCTTCACCCCGCCGAACCGGCACTGGCAACTGATCGCGCTCGCCGTGGCGGGCGCGCGGGCAAGCGCGCCGGCGGCTTGGCGGCGTTCGAACAGCCGCCCTTCCGCCAGTTGAGGAACCCGCTGACGCCGACCAGGCTGGTCTCGGACGACGAGCTGGAATCGATCCACCTCGCCTCGCTGCGGGTGCTGAAGGAAATCGGCGTCGACGTGCTGCATGACGAAGCGCGCCGCATCATGAAGCAACATGGCGCTGATGTGACCGAGGGCAGCGAGCGGGTGCGCTTCGACAGCGACATGATCTTGGATCTGATCTCGAACTGCCCGTCGGAATTCACACTGCATGCCCGCAACCCGGCGCACAATGTGCGCTTCGGCGGCAACAATGTGATCCTGTCGATGATGGCCTCGGCGCCGAACTGCTCCGATCTCGATCGCGGCCGCCGCCCGGGCAACCAGGCCGACTACCGCAACTTCCTGCGCCTGGCACAGATGCACAACATCCTCAACTGCACCGGCGGCTATCCGGTCGAGCCGACCGATATCCATCCGTCGGTGCGCCACCTCGAATGCATCCGCGACCTCGCCACGCTCACCGACAAGGTGTTCCACATCTATTCGCTCGGCAAGGAGCGCAATGTCGACGGCATCGAGATCGCCAGGATCGCGCGCGGCGTCAGCCATGAGCAGATGCTGGAAGAGCCTTCCGTCTTCACCATCATCAACACCAACTCGCCGCTCAAGCTCGACGTGCCGATGATGGAAGGCATCATCCAGATGTCGAGCAAGGGCCAGGTCGTCATCGTGACGCCGTTCACGCTGTCGGGCGCGATGGCGCCCGTCACCATCGCCGGCGCGCTTGTGCAGCAGAATGCCGAAGCGCTGTCGGGCATCGCGTTCGCCCAGATGGTGAAGAAGGGCGCGCCGGTCGGCTATGGCGGCTTCACCTCCAATGTCGACATGAAGTCCGGTTCACCGGCCTTCGGCACCCCCGAATACATGAAGGCGCAGCTTGTTGGCGGCCAGCTTGCCCGCCGCTACAACATCCCCTACCGCACCTCCAACACCTGCGCGGCCAACACCGTCGATGCGCAGGCCGCCTATGAAAGCGTCTTTTCGCTGTGGGGCGCCATCCAGGGCGGCGGCAATCTCATGATGCACGGCGCCGGCTGGCTCGAAGGCGGCCTGCGCTGCTCCTACGAGAAGACCATTCTGGACATCGACCTATTGCAGATGGTGGCCGAATTCCTGACCCCGCTCGACCTTTCTGAAGAAGCTCTCGGTTTCGACGCCATCCAGTCGGTCGGCCCCGGCGGTCACTTCTTCGGCACCCAGCACACACAGGACCGCTACAAGACTGCCTTCTACTCGCCGATCCTCTCCGACTGGCGCAATTTCGAGACCTGGGCCGAAGCCGGCTCGCCGACGGCGCTGGAAAAGGCCAACAAGGTCTGGAAGGAACGGCTGGCGTCCTACGAAGAACCCTATCTGGACCCGGCGATCCGCGAAGAGCTCAACGACTTCGTCGAGAAGCGCCGCGCCGAAGGCGGCGCGCCGACCGATTTTTGA
- a CDS encoding phospholipase D-like domain-containing protein, whose amino-acid sequence MPDVIKVRAATNNEVAFLAWDIDGMIPGCLGFEIVRLYPDTGEERCLAAWVPFKGQRNPRWIPQDTGVWPVQKTFWRDLTVRRRRDSITIRPEGEMIAYRVRPVGDMKPGLEPVPVRPDQVVDGKPAYTGTPRPLGYLGQGAVSPPIFLGQMFGKARVAFTNGVLSTQWMSRALAEAGIKVGQRDKIRAELQNPKSKIRAYLQGDVPEVLTSLLERAKSQHGSVRLALYELGDDALCDAIVAAKDVVEVILSNSGKDDQTKEWDFGNAPFRKRLRDEGVAVTDRLFNNNHIGHNKFAVYRDAQGKPQAMMTGSTNWTSTGICGQSNNAFIRDDPAIAEVFNAYWERMKADVFPPPASESAAGHVAQKQGVPFREENHLASPLDGATAALDGMTVWFSPNDPERSKKDISVRPVDLDDVFVRIKAAKRAVLFLVFNPSRLGENSIVDQAVAAAKADPKLIVQGAISDETAMPNYVAPTKDPVTHKSNKDGKSPFVYPEKVWEAPNVSIVRAANLTGATIARDFQAEVLTVGHAIVHDKIVIIDPMEDNATVITGSHNLGYKASYENDENLVIVEGDKTFAAAYAVHMLDVFDHYKFRAWRRTIGKGPSADDGISIDDKWLKPYADGKKGAIARYFP is encoded by the coding sequence ATGCCTGACGTCATCAAAGTGCGTGCGGCGACCAACAACGAGGTCGCCTTCCTGGCCTGGGATATTGACGGGATGATCCCAGGTTGCCTCGGCTTCGAGATCGTCCGCCTCTATCCGGACACCGGGGAGGAGCGCTGCCTGGCGGCGTGGGTGCCGTTCAAGGGACAGCGCAATCCAAGGTGGATACCCCAGGACACCGGCGTCTGGCCGGTTCAGAAGACCTTCTGGCGCGACCTCACGGTGCGCCGGCGCCGCGACAGCATCACGATCAGGCCCGAAGGCGAGATGATCGCCTATCGCGTGCGCCCGGTCGGCGACATGAAGCCAGGCCTCGAACCTGTGCCGGTGCGTCCTGACCAGGTGGTGGACGGCAAACCTGCCTATACCGGAACGCCGCGGCCGCTCGGCTATCTCGGCCAGGGCGCCGTCAGCCCGCCGATCTTCCTCGGCCAGATGTTCGGCAAGGCGCGGGTCGCCTTTACCAACGGCGTTTTGTCGACGCAGTGGATGTCGCGCGCACTGGCGGAAGCCGGCATCAAGGTCGGGCAGCGCGACAAGATCAGGGCGGAACTGCAGAATCCGAAAAGCAAGATACGCGCCTATCTTCAAGGCGATGTGCCTGAGGTACTGACCAGCTTGTTGGAGCGCGCCAAGAGCCAACACGGCTCCGTCAGGCTTGCGCTCTACGAGCTTGGCGACGACGCATTGTGCGACGCCATCGTCGCCGCCAAGGATGTCGTCGAGGTGATCCTTTCCAACTCGGGCAAGGACGATCAGACCAAGGAATGGGATTTCGGCAACGCGCCGTTCAGGAAGCGTCTGCGCGACGAGGGCGTCGCGGTGACGGACCGCCTGTTCAACAACAACCATATCGGCCACAACAAATTCGCGGTCTATCGCGATGCTCAGGGCAAACCGCAGGCGATGATGACCGGCAGCACCAACTGGACCTCGACCGGCATCTGCGGCCAGTCCAACAACGCCTTCATCCGCGACGATCCGGCGATAGCGGAAGTGTTCAATGCCTATTGGGAGCGCATGAAGGCCGATGTGTTCCCGCCGCCGGCGAGCGAAAGCGCCGCCGGACATGTGGCGCAAAAGCAGGGCGTGCCGTTCCGCGAGGAAAACCACCTTGCGAGCCCGTTGGACGGCGCTACAGCAGCGCTGGACGGCATGACAGTGTGGTTTTCGCCCAACGATCCCGAGCGCAGCAAGAAGGACATCTCGGTGCGCCCGGTCGACCTCGATGACGTCTTTGTCCGCATCAAGGCGGCGAAGCGCGCGGTGCTCTTTCTCGTGTTCAATCCGTCGCGGCTCGGCGAGAACTCGATCGTCGACCAGGCGGTCGCGGCGGCGAAGGCGGACCCGAAGCTGATCGTGCAGGGCGCGATCAGCGACGAGACTGCGATGCCCAACTATGTCGCGCCGACCAAGGATCCGGTGACCCACAAATCGAACAAGGACGGCAAATCGCCCTTCGTCTATCCGGAGAAGGTCTGGGAGGCGCCGAACGTCTCGATCGTCAGGGCGGCGAACCTGACCGGCGCCACGATCGCCCGCGATTTCCAGGCGGAGGTGCTGACCGTCGGCCATGCCATCGTGCACGACAAGATCGTCATCATCGACCCGATGGAGGACAACGCGACCGTCATCACCGGCAGCCATAACCTCGGCTACAAGGCGTCCTACGAGAACGACGAGAACCTGGTCATTGTCGAGGGCGACAAGACGTTCGCCGCTGCCTATGCGGTGCACATGCTCGACGTCTTCGACCACTACAAGTTCCGCGCCTGGCGCCGGACGATCGGGAAGGGCCCCTCGGCCGACGATGGGATTTCCATCGACGACAAGTGGCTGAAGCCCTATGCCGACGGCAAGAAGGGGGCGATCGCCCGCTACTTCCCGTAA